The Panicum hallii strain FIL2 chromosome 9, PHallii_v3.1, whole genome shotgun sequence genome has a window encoding:
- the LOC112876483 gene encoding single myb histone 6 isoform X1, translated as MGAPKQRWTSEEEAALRAGIARHGVGKWRTILKDPDFSSTLCYRSNVDLKDKWRNMNVIVSTSSSRDKGKAAVKKIRTTPKNNEHTTAISIVTSDIDDEIVDDKPVASVPSEAQNASNPKKSHSRLDNIIMEAIKSLNEPTGSHRTTIANYIEEQYWPPSDFDHLLSAKLKDLATIGKLIKVNRKYRIAPSSPNLEGRSPKMLLLEDLQREPIKMGNNDSKTLTRSQVDAELARMATMTAEEASAAAARAVAEAEAIMAEAEAAAREAEAAEADAQAAQAFAEAAFLTLKNRNAAKLFYDPYLDLKDKIH; from the exons ATGGGGGCTCCAAAACAGAGGTGGACATCTGAGGAAGAAGCTGCTCTTAGAGCTGGAATAGCAAGGCACGGAGTTGGAAAATGGCGCACAATATTGAAAGACCCAGATTTTAGTTCCACCTTGTGCTACCGCTCAAATGTTGACCTCAAG GACAAATGGCGCAACATGAATGTAATTGTCAGTACATCGAGTTCTCGTGACAAGGGAAAGGCCGCAGTGAAGAAAATACGAACAACTCCCAAGAATAATGAACACACCACAGCAATCAGCATAGTTACTTCTGATATTGATGATGAGATTGTTGATGACAAGCCTGTAGCATCAGTGCCTAGTGAAGCACAGAATGCATCGAATCCAAAGAAATCTCACTCGAG ACTGGATAATATTATAATGGAGGCTATAAAGAGCTTAAATGAGCCTACAGGGTCTCACAGAACTACTATTGCTAATTACATAGAG GAGCAATATTGGCCACCTAGTGATTTTGATCACTTACTATCTGCAAAACTGAAGGACTTAGCCACCATTGGCAAATTGATAAAG GTGAATCGGAAGTACAGGATAGCACCTAGCTCGCCTAATTTAGAGGGCCGAAGCCCCAAAATGCTTCTGTTGGAAGACTTGCAAAGAGAGCCCATCAAAATGGGGAACAATGACAGTAAAACCCTTACGAGATCTCAAGTTGATGCTGAATTGGCACGTATGGCAACCATGACTGCTGAGGAAGCTTCAGCGGCTGCTGCTCGTGCAGTTGCTGAAGCAGAGGCTATCATGGCAGAAGCTGAAGCAGCAGCGAGAGAAGCAGAGGCTGCAGAAGCAGACGCCCAAGCTGCACAAGCCTTTGCTGAAGCAGCATTTTTGACACTGAAGAACAGAAACGCTGCAAAATTG TTTTATGACCCTTATTTAGATTTGAAGGATAAAATACACTGA
- the LOC112876483 gene encoding single myb histone 6 isoform X2, producing MGAPKQRWTSEEEAALRAGIARHGVGKWRTILKDPDFSSTLCYRSNVDLKDKWRNMNVIVSTSSSRDKGKAAVKKIRTTPKNNEHTTAISIVTSDIDDEIVDDKPVASVPSEAQNASNPKKSHSRLDNIIMEAIKSLNEPTGSHRTTIANYIEEQYWPPSDFDHLLSAKLKDLATIGKLIKVNRKYRIAPSSPNLEGRSPKMLLLEDLQREPIKMGNNDSKTLTRSQVDAELARMATMTAEEASAAAARAVAEAEAIMAEAEAAAREAEAAEADAQAAQAFAEAAFLTLKNRNAAKLMAQA from the exons ATGGGGGCTCCAAAACAGAGGTGGACATCTGAGGAAGAAGCTGCTCTTAGAGCTGGAATAGCAAGGCACGGAGTTGGAAAATGGCGCACAATATTGAAAGACCCAGATTTTAGTTCCACCTTGTGCTACCGCTCAAATGTTGACCTCAAG GACAAATGGCGCAACATGAATGTAATTGTCAGTACATCGAGTTCTCGTGACAAGGGAAAGGCCGCAGTGAAGAAAATACGAACAACTCCCAAGAATAATGAACACACCACAGCAATCAGCATAGTTACTTCTGATATTGATGATGAGATTGTTGATGACAAGCCTGTAGCATCAGTGCCTAGTGAAGCACAGAATGCATCGAATCCAAAGAAATCTCACTCGAG ACTGGATAATATTATAATGGAGGCTATAAAGAGCTTAAATGAGCCTACAGGGTCTCACAGAACTACTATTGCTAATTACATAGAG GAGCAATATTGGCCACCTAGTGATTTTGATCACTTACTATCTGCAAAACTGAAGGACTTAGCCACCATTGGCAAATTGATAAAG GTGAATCGGAAGTACAGGATAGCACCTAGCTCGCCTAATTTAGAGGGCCGAAGCCCCAAAATGCTTCTGTTGGAAGACTTGCAAAGAGAGCCCATCAAAATGGGGAACAATGACAGTAAAACCCTTACGAGATCTCAAGTTGATGCTGAATTGGCACGTATGGCAACCATGACTGCTGAGGAAGCTTCAGCGGCTGCTGCTCGTGCAGTTGCTGAAGCAGAGGCTATCATGGCAGAAGCTGAAGCAGCAGCGAGAGAAGCAGAGGCTGCAGAAGCAGACGCCCAAGCTGCACAAGCCTTTGCTGAAGCAGCATTTTTGACACTGAAGAACAGAAACGCTGCAAAATTG ATGGCCCAAGCTTGA
- the LOC112876483 gene encoding single myb histone 6 isoform X3 has translation MLTSSTSSSRDKGKAAVKKIRTTPKNNEHTTAISIVTSDIDDEIVDDKPVASVPSEAQNASNPKKSHSRLDNIIMEAIKSLNEPTGSHRTTIANYIEEQYWPPSDFDHLLSAKLKDLATIGKLIKVNRKYRIAPSSPNLEGRSPKMLLLEDLQREPIKMGNNDSKTLTRSQVDAELARMATMTAEEASAAAARAVAEAEAIMAEAEAAAREAEAAEADAQAAQAFAEAAFLTLKNRNAAKLFYDPYLDLKDKIH, from the exons ATGTTGACCTCAAG TACATCGAGTTCTCGTGACAAGGGAAAGGCCGCAGTGAAGAAAATACGAACAACTCCCAAGAATAATGAACACACCACAGCAATCAGCATAGTTACTTCTGATATTGATGATGAGATTGTTGATGACAAGCCTGTAGCATCAGTGCCTAGTGAAGCACAGAATGCATCGAATCCAAAGAAATCTCACTCGAG ACTGGATAATATTATAATGGAGGCTATAAAGAGCTTAAATGAGCCTACAGGGTCTCACAGAACTACTATTGCTAATTACATAGAG GAGCAATATTGGCCACCTAGTGATTTTGATCACTTACTATCTGCAAAACTGAAGGACTTAGCCACCATTGGCAAATTGATAAAG GTGAATCGGAAGTACAGGATAGCACCTAGCTCGCCTAATTTAGAGGGCCGAAGCCCCAAAATGCTTCTGTTGGAAGACTTGCAAAGAGAGCCCATCAAAATGGGGAACAATGACAGTAAAACCCTTACGAGATCTCAAGTTGATGCTGAATTGGCACGTATGGCAACCATGACTGCTGAGGAAGCTTCAGCGGCTGCTGCTCGTGCAGTTGCTGAAGCAGAGGCTATCATGGCAGAAGCTGAAGCAGCAGCGAGAGAAGCAGAGGCTGCAGAAGCAGACGCCCAAGCTGCACAAGCCTTTGCTGAAGCAGCATTTTTGACACTGAAGAACAGAAACGCTGCAAAATTG TTTTATGACCCTTATTTAGATTTGAAGGATAAAATACACTGA